The genomic stretch ctatggTGTCAACAGGGTCACAGTCAACTTGTCATATCAATTCtgtacacaacagtatatgacaattttagtgtactgtaatgagcccgttacgtactttctttctcttctctaaatccatgAATGAAGGGAACATGTATCATAGGACTTTGGGAACGAGGggaagtaatggttcatagaaaaataggaacgaaagagttCAGCATTTACTGTATCAGACttctttatttttcaattttACGAAGTGTTGTCCTTGTCCTATGACCCCTCACCCTGCTTTCCACTTTGCCACGAAGGGAATGAATGGAAAGCTTATAGTCAAAGCTACCATTTTGCCAAGGTTTGGTCTTAATAACACTTGTAGCAGCTGACAATGGCCAACATtagttttacacacacattcacacacaggacAGTGATCATATGAACTCGCTTTGTTCACATATTCAAGTCAAGAAAGCTGTCACATTCATGTATTAAACGCATCAACAAAAAcagatgagaaaagaaaaagaacagcaatctgacactgatgaaaacaacacacaccatcaaagtTCTGAATTCTTTAATGTCACTCGGCTAATGAATGTAATATTCACTTCCCATACCAGCACAACTGTTAAAAAGCTGTTGTGTCTTGTTTTAATCAAGGAACTATTGTCTGCTTTTCCAAAAATGTAattattcacacaaacacaaacaaaaagcttCTAAACTTTTACACTGGTCTTCAACAAATTTTAGAATTATCATTcttcaacacagaacaaacatcaaACATTCACCATGTAACTTTccttctgaaaacacacacatatataactgaATAAATTCTTACTTTTGGTATTTTCCCTTACTTCTTTAAAATCAATGGGAACAATCACACATAAACTTCAACATGGGATGCGATTTTCCTtttctgaaactgaactgaaaagatGGAACAACAAGCTCCTTGCTTGGAAACGTACAACCAAAAATTATTTCATGTTGCTTTTAGTACACTTCTCTTGCGTACTGACATCAAAGATAAAAGAACATTTTGATCTGTCTCTGACCTATTCTCTGAGGGTGCAGAAAATCTCTGACCTTTCTAAgggtgcagaaaaacaaaaatgaaaaagaaacaacaaaaaaaaaccccctgaaAATGCAAGAACCATGTGTACTAACAATCACCAAACATTGTGAAACAATACGTTTCCATCGACACAGAGGCAGGGAAGGTTTGGACGCTCAGCCAGCTCCAGGACTGATGTCTAGTCAGAGATGTCCTTCTCCTGGTGTTGCAgtttcttgatcttcttcttgtgtCGCTCAATGGcctcctgcaacacacagagCACTCAATCAAACATTACTTCACAAGGGCACACAACtccactgatgataatgatgataagaaaaaaaaaagcactttatcTTTTTTGTGCACTCACTACAAGTTATTGCATTAGCACTGTGACACTTGTTCATAAGTATATCATTTTCTGTGCCAAAGATGAACAGGATAGGATGACTAATCATACTGAATCAGAAATTATAACTACAACAGCATGGAGAAAAGCTTTTACTGACTTCATTTTTGTAATGATAATCCCCGTTGATAGCAAGTGGGAATTCATACAAGCGTGATTAAACAGTCGTAAGAATCTCCGAGTATTAATGTAGACACTAAATAATCAAGGCCAGTTTAATGTTGATGAACAGATCCTAACCACATACATTGTGATTCAATGAACAGACTCAAACATTTGATGATTCAAAACACAATTTCTTGAGTCCATGCCAGTTTAGAGCCTCAGAAACTTACATTTGAATGGGAAAAAATCTGGGGATAAACTGGTTAGTTAAATAAtacaaaaagataaaaacaaaaaaaaacaacatatgctCCAATTTCTTAACTTTTCAAATATATTTAAACCtcgtatcatctgcaaacagctGTGAACATGCAAGAAGAACTCTGTAAATGATATACAAATTTCTGTAGCATAGCCCACTCTTACAGTCAAGATCAtagaataaaattaaaataaccAAAATAATTCCAGGCATTcactttgtttttgatttttcattCTTTCAAAATCAACTTACCCTGAGTTGCTATGGGCTGGTTTTCTATCCCATCAGTTTATTGCACATTGGATTAACTcaatatgttttgtttgttagatATTACACAGAAAGAGATTTTGATATGTGTTTTCAAAGTAAAATGAACAAACACTGTGAAAGTATTaggttacatacacacatagcgcATGATTTTAAAGCACTGATTGATTATTTAGTCAGTAACAGTCAGTGTTATTGTTAAACAATTGCAGCATCACATAAATGTGATTTTTTTCACtctcctattttgttttcataaaagaatgcaaccccccccccccaaaaaaaaaaaaccaaacaactctGTGACATCATACCCACAATTCTAACACTGAAAGAAATACAGAAGTGCACCATGCAGAGAAATGTGGAACATAAATTAGGTCAAAAAGACAACCGGGAACCTAAACCATAACTAGTCACATTTTATTCTTTCACTCATCAAGTGTTAAACTCATCCCCTTTTATTGAGGGAAATACTTCCAGTACTATATTATCGCAGCTAAATGACAATCTTCAACAAGTGCAGGTAGTGAAATGATGCAATGAAAGCCAAAGAGAAACTACAAAATAAGAAACTCAAAACAGATAACTACAGTAGATTTTAATTCTGTCAAACAGCATGCGAAACTAAAACCAACAAGAATAACAAGCTGAAAATTACCCACGCTCAGAAgtacacaaatacaaatgtgcacatgcataccACAACTTACAAACAGATGGAATGGAGTACACAATCATACGCcagcattcacacaaacacaaacaccagacATGTGCACATTACTTATCAACATGACTGACTGCAGCTGATATGTGATGTTTACCATTTAACACTGACAAGTGCAGTGTCATTACACAAGAGACAGCTGTGTCTGTAGAcatgtgaacacctcatcaccccaTCCAGTCCCTAGCCTCTCTACACCCTGATTATGtcccaatgttttcttttctgtggaCTTGTGTCAATACTTAACAAATACATACGCACAGACTgaatcatacataaacacatgcatacattctcacacacatattTTAATGTCCCcattctttttgggttttttttttgtttttttgtgtctaaAATCAtagtgaaaagacaaactaaaacacacacacacactcaagtcaaTAGTATGCACACACTACAAGACACACATAAGCAACAGTAGTTACTGTACAATGGCAAAACTATTACAAATACGAAATGCATGCTAATGCTTACATTGAACAGTGAATATAAAATGATTCATTTCAGAAGCCACACATGACATGTTTaaaaacattagaaaaaaaaaatgtgtttttgcAGGGGCATATGAAAATCCACATTTAACTACTGTAAACAACTGATCTACAGCCAAAAAAGTAAAATTAAAGTTAGTCCCAAACACATGcacttcacctcacacacatgatAACTGACCAAACTAAAGAAACTGgaagcaacaaaacacaacgaaaCCTGTTCTACAGGCCAATTTGAGTGATCAGAGTTCTGGGACAGAGGAAAGTCCTGAGAAATCACTCTCCTCGCTGTCAGAAACAACCAACATGGCTGATGAAGGCAGAACTGTAGCTGACGGCATCATATCTTGGTGTATATCAGTCATGTCGTCTGTAGCagttgcttttgctgttgcagTGCACATTCATCACACCTTTgtcatgaaaatttttttttttggttttaactgACCTGAACCCTTCTATCATTTCTTGGAGTTCTTCTGTGTTTGAGAACTATACCCATGTTAACCCCTATCATAAAGTGTGCATTTACATGTATGGCACCCCATAAAGTGGGCTTTATGTGTATGACAACCCTATCATAAagttggcttttacatgtatatcTCTATTATAAAGTGGACTTTTATGTATAAGAGACCCCTCtaaagagtgggcttttatgtgcgaCAAagttggcttttatgtgtatgacaccACTATCATAAACTGGGCTTTTAAGTGTAAGACAATCCTTTAGTAAAGTGGGCTTTTATTTGTATGACACCCCTATCTGTAAGTGGACATTCCTGTGTATgatttaaccccaccatgtatcCAGCCACATTCCGTTCTGGGGCAagatagggttttttttgttgtgtttccatAGCCCATCAAATGTcaaaatggattacaggatcttctacATGCATGATGTATACTTGAAGGGTGAGGGTCAGCACACGTGTTGTCCTGTTTGGTAAGAAAACCTGTCTTCCACCCTCAATCCACAACGTGTTGTTACTGGGATCAAACCCTGGACACTCAGAATATAAGTCCAGCGCTCTATGCACATGCCCATGAGATTTATTGGGAGTTGTTCTGGGGTCACACATGTGTGAATGAATTTCAGGTAATAGCCACACTTGAGTCAGTCTCAAGAGAAAAAGTCAAATCTACAACTCGCTCAATGCCTCAGAAAACCAAACTACCGTAGTCAGAAATGGGCTGTTAGATAAGCAATGCATGCATTTCCTCACAGGTAATGCATCTATGACTCATTTACTATCTAGACTAAAGAATATCAATAAGCcagttttgtctctttctctcccccacccccaacacacactcccccctcccttctctttctctctcttcaaaacaaaacaatttcgtTTTAACCTGAAGGAGTGTAACTGATCTCATCCATTACAAGACAAGCATCACAAGCATAAAAACTGGAACACATCAAATGACAACAATCTGGATAGCATAAAAACTTCCATGATCCTTCTGACCATCTtgcttacaaaaaaacaaacaaaaaccaataaatgatcaaaatgtaTATAGACTATCCAATATAAACCCTAACCCTTCCCCACAATCCTAACAAGATGGCACCTGACCATCCTGCCTCAGtagaaaaatacccccccccccccgcccccaacccccaacctccccatttCCTCCAGAGGCTTGGATTACCTGGTGGTCCcgaatggcttgcaggtggtggtccacctcctcttccaaATGGTCTTTAATACGCTGCAGCTGAATCGCGTTCTTATCAACCATtccagaaaagagaaaacaaaacagttctTCAACACTCAGAactgaacaagcaaacaaacagtaaAACACCCAACCCCAAGCAAGAACTGGAACGAAACAGCATGAAAGAGTGTTGATCCTGCAACCTGTGAGCTGACCTGGTACTGGTGAAAGGACCTATGATAGGAAGCCACCACGCCATCTACATGCTGTTGTCAACGCCCGTTGACGTCTTCTTGCTGCGAGGCTTTAAAACAAGGAAAAGATCCACACAGCAAAGCAACAGAAAGCCAGGAAGAGTGAATACTTAAAGCCTCATCAACAGCCACAGAGAACAAAGACGAGGACAATGAATAAATAACCTATGTGTATATAAACCAGTCTCTTCTTTCCGTCTGCATTCTTGGGTTGTgactccctctgtttctttctttcttcgttctagGCTGtgattcccatgttcactcataggTACAAATGGGTTTTTGTGTACACAACTATTTTTATCCGGCTGTGTTGACCGAACTCAAATTTTTTAGGGGGGTGCATATAGTGTACATAAATATGTGTTTCCAAACtgtcaaacactgacatggattatggaatCATTACCATGCACATTTTTTCTTCTGCAAGTGTATACACTTGAATGGGATTAAGGCACTAGCTGGCCAGCACATACGCTGACTTGGGAGACAGGAACAATCTCCCTTAGTTCCACCGGCACCAACACTGcaatcaaacccaggaccctccaaCTAAAGTCCAAttctaaccacttggctattgctacAAAACAGTCTGAAAGGAACTGTTTTAAGCTGAGAATAGCTCTGCTGCAATCAGAATCATGGGTGGGCAAACTGACCATTAAGTTTATTCTGTATTATTTATCTAAATTGTCTTGTTTCAAACTGAAAGGTTAAGGCCATAAATAATACTTaccggtacttttttttttaattggctgtattcttaaaaaaaaaagaaaaacgaacttGGCAAAgatgatggagagggagaaatgaCTCAGGACTGGTTAATATACACATTCAACACCCATCACCTCattcagacaaaaacaacacacacctatATGTCAACAACAGCAGCCACTGGCTACCCACTTCAAATTAACCGTTAGATGCTCTGGAACAAACTATGATTAAAACCTTTCACAGACAAAAAAAGCTTCTGACAACAacaggaaagaaaacacacacaacaaattagCATGCTGatggatattaaaaaaagaaaagaaaaaaaaagagtgcacaAGTATGTATCACACTGATGTGGTTAAAGAGACAATACACTTGCAGGACAAGAATGGAAAGCGCTTGGAGGACAGATGAGTACAAACAGAAACCTTGTGATCTTCAATCTGGTCTTTGTGATAATCCACTTCATCCTCCAGGTGCTTGCGAAGTTTGGCCATCTGCTCCCGTTCCTGAAGGCAACACTGactgtcaacactcacacacactgaaggctaCACTCTGACTGTCAACCCTTCCACACAGCTGGtgccaacacaccacacacctagcTTCCACACCTACAGATCTTCCCCTAAATCATCGCATCATGTCAGGTCTCATCCCATGATTGTGCAAATATTCAGATCATCATGCAAAACACTGTGGAATCCTTGATCATCATTCTACACCCACAGACCTTTCtttaatcatcaacatcatgtttCATTCTGTCCATGTGTAAATGAACTGTAAGGAAATCCAGTTCAGTCAATTCATTCATCCTTTCCTGCTGCAGTTTCCATGATCCAGGGCAAGAGAATGTCACCTGAAAAAGTATCACCTGTATTCATCGTATCAAAACAGTATGAGGATaacacagggtgagagagaacaACAGTCTTATAACCCCGTTCAGTGCCAGGGAATTTTGTACagaagtgctctccccttgtcaAGGAATTTTGTGTATTCAGGGGTAATAAATCTTAAAAAAATTCCAGCACAAAAACTACAGGAGATGCAGACAtcaatgtttttgtgaaggaaagtgAATGTGGATTCTGAATCAGGGATTTTTCCCGTAATTATTTTGATTGTTGACAACCGTTCAGTCATTACCAAATAAActccacctccacagaatgacacctaaaaagaaaacaaacataatacagctggaaatagcaaGCTTGCTGTCATATTATATgtgtagaagaaaataaaacgggTTATAAGTTATGATAACAATTCAAAACTTGTGCTGACAAGTGAAAAACTGccccaacaatgacaaaacatgtcagtcagaaaaaaaaaaagtccatcatGTTCTTAGAAACTGACCAATAAGGCTTTTTGACAGCATAGAGCTTTCCCCCTTTAGAGAAGGAAGTTCTCTGATGACACCTACTCCCTCCAGGAGCATCCAGTCTGACTCCTCTACAGACAAGTTAGCCATCTGATTCAgtcaaaaagtgtgaaaaaataaGCATGTATTTCATGTCCAGTGCTCTTTCGACCCTACATATCGTGGATTATTAGTTGTCGATTTCTGGCAGTATTCAGTGAAAGAGCAGTTCACTGATGTCTAAGGCCATGCCCTCTTCCACACCCTCTGACTGGCATCTGACCTATCATCTtacctcactcctctccctctctttcccatcttCCAAACTCTACTCTGGGCATTCTTGTCAGTCATAGTCACCCACTCAAAAATGCTGTCTGGTTGGATAACTAGACTGAACTAGCATTGAATAGGCCATCAGTTTAATCACTCTCAATGTTATTCACCTTTGAGTTCAAATGAATCATCAGACAAAAAAGATTCATTTCCACTGTCATACCTATCCATAACTAGCACAGCTTGCAAAATCATTCAAATTCTGTGACGGGGGCCACTGTCTTTGCTGAACAAAGTTTTCAACACCTGCTTTGCATATGAAGCAACCCCCTTTCTACACTCGCTCCACTgcttcagttagcaaatcattactGAGAAGAAAAGGGTCATCTACCTGACATATGCTAACTCAAGTGAGATTTTTATAATCCTGACACAGTTCGGAGTCTGTTTATgttcactgaaccaaactccaatgaaggaaaaattggaatAGATGCAGGCTGTCAGTGGATGCTATGGCAACACTTTGCTcaggacatcagctgacatcgtataggcactgaatgggttaataAAATTGTCTTTGGAAACCACATTCAAATGGTTTCTTTTGCTCTTTCTGATGTCGTTGTTCCCTATTATCCTATCTGTCAGAAATGATCAAGGACTGAATCTCAAAGCTGCGTCAGAGTCTGAGCAATCTGTGCCTTGTTTTCTGGGTTATAAGAGAACTGGTGTGGAGAGACACAGCTTTAAGGAACAAGGACTAAAGAATGTTATCAGTCCCAGCATGATTACTGAAATAAAAAGAAGGCTGACTGAAACTGACAACTGAAAACCACCAGgaacaaagtaaaaaaacaacaacaaacaaaaagcaacaaaacaacaataatgcagCATCTCTTCAAATGCCATGGAAGTCAACCACCACCAGATATCTATTTTTAACATAAACAGACATTCAAAAATTTCCATATCTATGACTCACAAGCAACTGCCATACACTATAGTGTCAGATGTTAATTTTCAacctgttcagtgccagagaattttgttgtgGAAAAAAAGAGCTGTCCCtgtgccagggaattttgaggattcagaggtaataaattaaagaaaaaactcTAGCAGAAAAACTACAGGACACATATTttatgaaggaaaatgaatgtggattcttAATCCAGGCTTTTTTCCCCAATTATTTTGAACagataactattcaggcatttcatATTGAAGGTAATTATCTTTACGCCtttaaaaagtctatttccacttTGAAAGAGTGGCaccagaaaagaagacaaaacaaaacacagctggAAATACCATGCTTATTGTCTGATTATACatgtggaagaaaagaaaatggctaATAAGTTTATGATAACAATTACAACACTTGTAGTCATGTAAGTGAAGAAATGTCCCAGCAACGACATCATGGGTTCTGTCAAGaaaaagtcaatcatgttctcTGAAAGTGAGTCGTCAAGATTTTCAAACACCTAAGAGCGTCCCCCTTAAAAGGAGAAAGCGCTTTGATGATATCCCCATCCTCCTCGTTGTAACTGATCTGATAACAGTCTGCTGTGCATCCCATCTGACTCCTCAAGAAAGAGATATGTCAACTATCAGTGACAAATAAtagcatgaaaaagaaaaaaaaaacaaaaaaaaaccccaagtgaATCTCCTTTATTATCTGTCAAACCTGTGTTTCATGAAAATCGTGGATTATTGGCTGTTGCCATTCCCGGCAGTTGAACACTGAAAAGACAGTTCACTGACAGGCTGAGGCCACATCCCCTTACCCGTCCTCCATCTGGCCTTTCACCTGTtgtcttacaccactcctctatctcctctcttctcAAATTACGTCAAAATACCATGCCTTCTCTGTCAGTCACGGTCACTAGCTCAGAAATGATGACTGGATAGATGGACTGGAGAAAGTGTCGAATGttgctgtcagtttcgtcactgtcattgtcatcacctgcaAGTTCAAACAGACCCATCTCTCATCGTTATACATTATCATCTGCACAGCTTGCACAGTTGTGTAAATCTTCACTTGACAAAGTGTTTGTATCTTTTTGGCATGAGAAGCAGACACTCTTTAAACACACACTCCAAACGGTCCAGCTAGTAAATCATTACtgagaagaaaggggtcttccacctAACGAAGGCTCACTTAaatagtatgtttataatccagacacattaaaatAACCATTCAGTCAGGTTATGTTCAATGTACcgaactccaatgaaggaaaaatcaaaaGAGATGCAGAGTGCCTTAtgggcactatggcaacactttgtttaggacgtcagctgatgtcctacaGGCACTGAACGGGTTAACATAAACAGGAGCACAAAGGTATTTCACATCCTTgaccttcttgtaattccagctgAAGCAACAGCAGAACCTATTCTACAGTGTTAGATTTTGAATTCGACACAAACAGAAGCACAAAAAGTCTTCCATATCCACAAATCACAAGTGATTCCAAATAAAGCAATAGCAGAACCTGTTTTACGGTGTTAGATGCCAATTCATATTACAGAAGCCAAAAAAGCCTTCCATATCCACGTGTGATTCCAATTAAAGCAGCTGCAGAGACTACTCTATGAGGAAAAATGTTCAGTTACTGTAGAAAAGGCAGTGTTTGGAAGCTTTCAGTATTTTGGTCCTGGCCTGCCGTTCTACTGTTAACAAAATgaatatgggaaaaaaaaacccaactcagcttcagtttcaagaatCTAAGTGTGTGGAATGATATACACAACATCACATCTACTTTAAAGAAAACTTTTAAAAGAGAAGGGctggccaagcagatgcctgactgacacacagacccAATGAGGTGGTCAGATCTCAAGCTGACTGTAGAGAGCAAGAAGGGGGGTACAGGCAATCACATGCAGT from Babylonia areolata isolate BAREFJ2019XMU chromosome 33, ASM4173473v1, whole genome shotgun sequence encodes the following:
- the LOC143276807 gene encoding ATPase inhibitor mai-2, mitochondrial-like isoform X3 codes for the protein MASGSGVGEFGAGAGKGGGTGGAVRDAGGAFGKMEAAHEELYFKKLNAIQLQRIKDHLEEEVDHHLQAIRDHQEAIERHKKKIKKLQHQEKDISD